From a single Scomber japonicus isolate fScoJap1 chromosome 12, fScoJap1.pri, whole genome shotgun sequence genomic region:
- the LOC128368956 gene encoding homer protein homolog 3-like yields MYPHHREREQPIFSARAHVFQIDPTTKRNWIPASKHAVSVSFFYDANRNVYRIISVGGTKAIINCTVTPSMTFTKTSQKFGQWADSRANTVYGLGFATEQQLHQFAEKFKEVKDAARLAREKSQDKELANTALTIAAPQFSQDLSDELQSPPVMCVNGPEDKLFRSQSADITLSSEKERIKKMLSEGSICEMNLEAELFTLQDSNSKLVAALHEANANVEQWKKQLAAYQEETDRLREQVADLEAHGGHGPSDLLKDELTQSLEELEALLKAKDEEIHILQSKKLEYHEMEHDRDEAIHRLQEMEMRNSDLERRIQNTEQNLNNSLEDRDRTDSEIQRAIEILDIKIFDLNDLRQSLVKLIDK; encoded by the exons ATGTATCCGCACCACAGAGAAAG GGAGCAGCCGATCTTCAGCGCCCGGGCCCATGTGTTCCAGATTGACCCCACCACTAAGAGGAACTGGATCCCCGCCAGCAAGCATGCCGTCTCCGTGTCCTTCTTTTACGATGCTAACCGCAACGTCTACCGCATCATCAGTGTGGGTGGGACCAAG gcgATTATCAACTGCACCGTCACACCCAGCATGACATTTACCAAGACGTCCCAGAAGTTTGGTCAGTGGGCTGACAGCAGGgccaacactgtgtacggtctGGGCTTTGCTACAGAACAGCAGCTGCACCAG TTTGCAGAGAAGTTTAAGGAGGTGAAAGATGCAGCTCGTCTGGCACGAGAAAAGTCGCAGGATAAAGAACTGGCCAACACAGCCCTAACCATCGCTGCTCCTCAG TTCTCACAG GACCTCTCGGATGAACTCCAGTCTCCACCGGTGATGTGTGTGAACGGACCAGAGGACAAGCTGTTTCGCAGCCAAAGCGCAGACATCACCCTGTCTTCTGAGAAGGAGCGCATTAAAAAGATGCTCTCTGAAGG GTCTATTTGTGAGATGAACCTGGAAGCTGAGCTCTTCACTCTGCAGGACAGCAACTCCAAGTTGGTGGCAGCTTTGCATGAGGCCAATGCTAATGTGGAGCAGTGGAAAAAACAGCTGGCAGCATATcaggaggagacagacaggCTCAGAGAACAG gTGGCAGACTTGGAGGCCCATGGAGGCCATGGCCCCAGTGACCTGCTGAAAGATGAGCTGACCCAGtctctggaggagctggaggccCTGCTGAAGGCCAAAGATGAG GAAATTCACATTTTGCAAAGCAAAAAATTAGAGTACCATGAGATGGAACATGATAGGGATGAGGCCATACACAGACTGCAG GAGATGGAGATGCGTAACTCAGATTTAGAGCGGCGCATCCAGAACACAGAGCAAAACTTAAATAACTCTCTGGAGGACAGAGATCGCACAGACAGTGAGATCCAAAGAGCCATTGAAATCCTAGACATCAAGATCTTTGACCTTAACGACCTCCGCCAGAGCCTGGTTAAACTCATCGAcaagtaa